Proteins co-encoded in one Leptospiraceae bacterium genomic window:
- the plsX gene encoding phosphate acyltransferase PlsX has translation MWVAVDAMSGDYGPASLVEGSVDAINQYGYSVVLVGDEEVLSEELLKYEYDPSKIRIVHAPEVIDMNDSPAVAVRSMPDSSIVQSVKLVADRECVGMFSPGNTGASMAASLLYLGRINGVQRPPIAVPLPQESGTPLLLLDGGANVDCKPEYLAQFAVMGEIYAREIFGINEPKIGILSNGEEDKKGNALSLKTFELLKKIPFKFIGNVEGRDLYGSGREVNVVVCDGFIGNIILKATEGLAKSIFNILKNNISESSIAKTGALLLKPTLKAMKKRMDYAEYGGAILLGVNGTCIIGHGSSSSLAVKNAIRVVIECARTEVNIRIEENLIKYGL, from the coding sequence ATGTGGGTCGCCGTTGACGCAATGAGCGGCGATTATGGACCCGCCAGTTTAGTTGAAGGTTCCGTTGATGCCATCAATCAATATGGTTATTCGGTTGTATTAGTTGGCGACGAGGAAGTTTTAAGCGAAGAACTTCTAAAATACGAATACGACCCTTCAAAAATCCGAATTGTTCATGCTCCGGAAGTGATAGACATGAATGATTCTCCCGCTGTAGCTGTTAGGTCAATGCCTGACTCTTCAATTGTTCAATCTGTTAAATTAGTTGCTGACCGAGAGTGTGTAGGAATGTTTTCCCCTGGAAATACGGGGGCATCTATGGCTGCGTCTCTATTGTACCTTGGGAGGATTAATGGAGTACAACGTCCCCCGATTGCAGTCCCTCTTCCGCAAGAATCAGGAACTCCTTTATTACTTTTGGATGGGGGAGCCAATGTAGATTGTAAACCTGAATACCTAGCCCAATTCGCTGTAATGGGAGAAATTTACGCACGAGAAATTTTTGGAATCAATGAGCCGAAAATTGGAATTTTATCGAATGGGGAAGAAGATAAAAAAGGCAATGCACTTTCGCTAAAAACATTTGAACTTTTAAAAAAAATTCCATTTAAATTTATCGGAAACGTAGAAGGACGAGATCTTTATGGTTCTGGTCGCGAAGTCAATGTAGTTGTGTGTGATGGTTTTATTGGAAATATTATATTAAAAGCCACGGAAGGTTTAGCAAAATCTATCTTTAACATCTTGAAAAATAACATAAGCGAATCTAGTATAGCCAAAACAGGGGCTCTTTTACTAAAGCCAACTTTAAAGGCTATGAAAAAGCGAATGGATTACGCTGAATATGGCGGAGCGATTTTGCTTGGTGTAAATGGGACTTGTATTATTGGGCATGGGTCTTCCTCATCGCTTGCAGTAAAAAATGCAATTCGAGTTGTGATAGAATGTGCCCGAACAGAAGTAAATATTAGAATTGAAGAAAATTTAATTAAATATGGATTATA
- the rpmF gene encoding 50S ribosomal protein L32: MAVPKKRKSKSKVRSHRAHHAIGKPNLVPCSNCGSFILSHRVCPACGFYNGKLVVAPKIKKSKQEE, from the coding sequence ATGGCAGTTCCCAAGAAACGTAAATCCAAATCGAAAGTAAGATCACATAGAGCACATCATGCAATCGGGAAGCCTAATCTAGTTCCTTGTTCCAACTGTGGCTCATTCATACTTTCTCATAGAGTTTGCCCAGCATGCGGTTTTTACAACGGTAAACTTGTAGTAGCACCAAAAATCAAAAAATCTAAACAAGAAGAATAG
- a CDS encoding sulfatase, translating into MKPNFIQLILIFFALFLFSCEEKQELPKVVKPIDLTRELRSAKTDNFIFNEKTELVSHWKKNPGRFSGLDVSKKWHNTQATFNTDTKFYINHSQDSIFLSPNASVEFQVSAGIYTLRFDAGILAEKSDKAGRLVVEIDGVINPENSILLENVESWASYERIIRVNQKVKFIWNSNNSYAFIAHPIITPSEYKNTKPNIILFVIDALRSDSLSYTGFRFPTSPNIDELAKDSILFPKAFVNANWTKPSMLSMFYSDYASNLGIGNIGFDVTPNQKKIFYNPKRKNLVNTLRDNSYYTASVMNNVFFLDYTGVGFDLGFHELIQVGKDIDDTKKIADETIDFLNRNKHFPFFLHVNFNTPHGSYVPPTRVMKELQQETDPAVWNKENPTLRRYYGEIRYADEELGRILSGLKTKKIYDETIIILTADHGELLSDYHTFEANGVYGVKYGHGMTHFDEEIQVPFIIKPSKVLGSKILPNKFNKPVSLLSITPTVLGLSNIQYQKNDFKGVDYSRVLFGESFIAEESIFTEGRLSESVRTEDYKYVRFYPSYTNSQLSGRHLQDKELEEIYDLKNDKNEKNLIKDTVLIEKARAELDKHALTTNSFHIVFPKKNSNEVYSGTMEVDGAIYRVRNQKEFGIQIQSKRNFSFSFSGNNMPRELIIDTIHPSFDFTLSVYLNQNPEKYRIGKWGILNQNSIVTNSQILISQTTPENLDNLDKPWIYNDAKLTGEKELRGSSDMGDEVRQILKSWGYIHE; encoded by the coding sequence TTGAAACCAAATTTCATACAACTTATCCTAATTTTTTTCGCATTATTTTTATTTTCTTGCGAGGAAAAACAAGAATTACCCAAAGTAGTTAAACCGATTGATTTAACAAGAGAACTCAGGTCAGCAAAAACTGATAATTTTATTTTTAACGAAAAAACAGAATTAGTATCACACTGGAAAAAAAATCCAGGTAGATTTTCAGGATTAGATGTTTCAAAAAAATGGCATAATACCCAAGCGACATTTAATACTGATACAAAGTTTTATATCAATCACTCGCAAGACTCTATATTTCTATCGCCTAACGCAAGTGTAGAGTTTCAAGTCTCTGCAGGAATATATACACTTCGATTCGATGCCGGAATTTTAGCGGAAAAATCGGACAAGGCAGGCAGATTAGTAGTAGAAATAGACGGAGTTATAAATCCAGAAAATTCGATTTTATTAGAAAATGTCGAGAGTTGGGCAAGTTATGAGAGAATAATACGTGTTAATCAGAAAGTAAAATTTATATGGAATTCAAATAACTCTTATGCATTTATCGCACATCCAATCATAACTCCTTCAGAATATAAAAACACAAAACCAAATATAATTTTGTTTGTAATTGATGCTTTGAGATCAGATTCACTCAGTTATACTGGATTCAGATTTCCTACGTCTCCAAACATTGACGAACTTGCAAAAGATTCCATCCTATTTCCAAAAGCATTTGTGAATGCAAACTGGACAAAACCTTCAATGCTTTCCATGTTCTATTCTGATTACGCATCAAACTTAGGCATTGGAAATATAGGATTTGATGTTACACCAAATCAGAAAAAAATATTCTATAATCCGAAAAGAAAAAATCTAGTAAATACGTTAAGAGACAACTCTTATTATACCGCAAGTGTAATGAATAATGTATTTTTTCTAGATTACACAGGAGTAGGATTTGACTTAGGATTTCATGAATTAATCCAAGTTGGCAAAGACATTGATGACACAAAAAAAATTGCTGATGAAACAATTGATTTTTTAAATCGAAATAAACATTTTCCTTTTTTTCTCCATGTAAATTTTAATACTCCTCACGGATCTTACGTTCCACCAACGCGTGTAATGAAAGAATTACAACAAGAAACAGATCCAGCCGTTTGGAACAAAGAAAACCCTACTCTACGAAGATACTATGGAGAAATTCGGTATGCGGATGAAGAGCTCGGTAGAATTCTAAGTGGATTAAAAACAAAAAAAATATATGATGAAACAATCATAATTCTAACTGCTGATCATGGAGAATTATTAAGCGACTATCATACCTTTGAGGCAAATGGAGTGTATGGCGTAAAATATGGTCATGGGATGACTCATTTTGATGAGGAAATTCAAGTTCCATTCATAATCAAACCATCTAAAGTATTGGGATCAAAAATTCTTCCAAATAAATTCAATAAACCTGTATCCTTACTTTCTATTACACCCACAGTATTAGGACTTTCAAATATACAATATCAAAAAAATGATTTCAAAGGGGTAGATTATTCTCGCGTTCTATTTGGAGAATCGTTTATTGCCGAAGAATCTATTTTTACAGAAGGTAGGCTTTCGGAATCTGTTCGAACAGAAGATTATAAATATGTAAGATTTTATCCATCCTACACAAACTCCCAATTATCCGGAAGACATTTACAAGATAAAGAACTTGAAGAAATTTACGATTTAAAAAACGACAAAAACGAAAAAAATCTTATCAAAGACACTGTATTGATAGAAAAAGCCCGAGCAGAATTAGACAAACACGCATTAACCACAAATTCTTTTCATATTGTATTCCCTAAGAAAAATAGTAACGAAGTATATTCTGGAACGATGGAAGTGGACGGTGCGATTTACAGAGTTAGAAATCAGAAGGAATTCGGAATTCAAATTCAGTCAAAAAGGAATTTTAGTTTTTCTTTCTCTGGAAATAATATGCCAAGAGAACTAATAATCGATACAATACATCCAAGTTTTGATTTTACTCTTTCCGTTTACCTAAATCAAAACCCCGAAAAGTATCGAATTGGTAAATGGGGAATTTTAAATCAAAACTCAATTGTTACGAATTCACAAATTCTTATTTCACAAACTACTCCTGAAAATTTAGACAATTTAGACAAACCTTGGATTTACAACGATGCCAAGTTAACCGGCGAAAAAGAACTCCGAGGCTCCTCCGACATGGGCGACGAAGTCCGCCAAATCCTAAAAAGCTGGGGTTATATACATGAATAA
- a CDS encoding glycogen-binding domain-containing protein yields the protein MPESQKKKVKIIRKKTSRKKYIFLFLFLSLFGFSVIGQDTVDWIGSYSSKELEGSEEKISNSKIYFYWQIASLKRAIPPRYIKMIDIDAYAKKGQFLNSGILFTYNGLKNSEVSICGNFSSWRCTPMTKNKYGIFHVLIPTNFKNRKDEPVLSYEYKFKVDNLFDFDSENSNRHSDGAGSYYSEYMLEHIDFEKQVSARVISEEMVEDLDFITVEFQIYQPKASVISLVGNFNQWNPEHDYLHKDRNGVFKLRKKLRPGEYLYNYIVDGEKILDTYNSETRYRVETDELSSYLKVFDDKISSL from the coding sequence ATGCCTGAATCCCAAAAAAAGAAAGTAAAAATTATTCGGAAGAAAACCTCTCGAAAAAAATATATATTTTTATTTCTATTCCTGTCTCTTTTTGGTTTTAGTGTAATTGGTCAAGATACGGTGGATTGGATTGGATCTTATTCTAGCAAAGAATTGGAAGGCTCCGAAGAGAAAATATCGAATAGTAAAATTTATTTCTACTGGCAAATTGCCAGTTTAAAAAGAGCAATTCCACCTCGATACATCAAAATGATCGATATTGATGCCTATGCAAAAAAAGGGCAATTTCTAAATTCAGGAATTCTATTCACCTACAACGGTCTGAAAAATTCAGAAGTTTCTATTTGCGGTAATTTTTCCTCTTGGCGATGCACTCCGATGACAAAAAATAAATATGGAATTTTCCATGTTCTCATTCCTACGAATTTTAAGAATCGCAAAGATGAACCAGTATTATCCTACGAGTACAAATTTAAAGTAGATAATTTATTTGATTTTGATTCAGAAAATTCCAATCGTCATTCTGACGGAGCTGGTTCGTATTACTCCGAATATATGCTCGAACATATTGATTTTGAAAAACAAGTATCTGCAAGAGTGATTTCAGAAGAAATGGTAGAAGACTTAGATTTTATTACAGTTGAATTTCAAATTTACCAACCAAAAGCCTCCGTCATTTCTCTCGTTGGCAACTTTAACCAATGGAATCCAGAACACGATTATCTACATAAAGATCGAAATGGCGTTTTTAAACTTCGCAAAAAACTACGTCCAGGTGAATACCTCTATAACTACATTGTCGATGGCGAAAAAATCCTAGACACATACAACTCTGAAACTCGCTATCGTGTGGAAACTGACGAGTTATCCTCATATCTAAAAGTTTTTGACGATAAAATTTCTTCCCTGTAA
- a CDS encoding DUF4256 domain-containing protein — MAKVNTNQKKLSAQQAQEILKLLNSRFEKNKKLHKGMEWDKIKSKLLANQEKLWSLNEMERTGGEPDVIGYDKKTDEFIFFDCSPESPKGRRSFCYDRQALEARKENKPENNAIDAASAIGIEILTEEQYRELQKLGEFDLKTSSWIKTPAEIRKLGGALFCDRRYDTVFLYHNGAESYYAVRGFRGSLRV; from the coding sequence ATGGCCAAAGTAAATACGAATCAGAAAAAATTATCTGCACAACAGGCGCAAGAAATTCTAAAACTTTTGAATTCACGTTTTGAAAAAAATAAAAAACTCCATAAAGGTATGGAATGGGATAAAATTAAATCCAAACTATTAGCTAATCAAGAGAAACTTTGGTCGTTAAACGAAATGGAGAGGACTGGCGGAGAACCTGATGTTATTGGTTATGATAAAAAGACCGATGAATTTATATTCTTTGACTGCTCACCTGAAAGTCCGAAAGGTCGCAGAAGTTTCTGTTATGACCGCCAAGCCCTAGAGGCAAGAAAAGAAAATAAACCAGAAAATAATGCTATCGATGCGGCTTCTGCTATTGGAATTGAAATTTTAACCGAGGAACAATACCGAGAGTTGCAGAAATTAGGCGAGTTTGATTTAAAAACATCTAGCTGGATAAAAACACCGGCAGAAATTCGAAAACTTGGTGGTGCCCTTTTTTGTGATCGTCGTTATGATACTGTATTCTTATACCACAATGGAGCAGAATCTTATTATGCTGTGCGCGGTTTTCGAGGGTCACTACGAGTTTAG
- the map gene encoding type I methionyl aminopeptidase yields MVHIKNKAEIEKMRAAGKLAAEILQYIEPFVKPGINTQELNDLCHEYTVKNGAISAPLNYKGFPKSICTSINDVVCHGIPKVSDVLKDGDIINIDVTPILNGYHGDTSKTFLVGKVKPEIKKLVTDTEKAMWIGIEQVKPGNRVNDISNAIDDFLTEKGYGIVRDLMGHGIGKKFHEDPQIPHFRQTRLLTKLEPGMTFTIEPMVNLGAYNVLVSKSDKWTVRTKDGKWSAQFEHTILVTDSGYEILTLPS; encoded by the coding sequence TTGGTCCATATTAAAAATAAAGCAGAAATCGAAAAAATGCGAGCGGCAGGAAAACTTGCCGCAGAAATTTTACAGTATATCGAACCTTTCGTTAAACCGGGTATAAACACCCAAGAGTTGAATGATCTATGTCATGAATATACTGTTAAAAATGGAGCTATCTCGGCTCCATTGAACTACAAAGGATTTCCAAAATCCATTTGCACTTCAATCAATGATGTAGTTTGTCATGGAATTCCTAAAGTGAGTGATGTATTAAAAGATGGAGACATTATTAATATTGATGTGACTCCAATTTTAAATGGATATCATGGTGATACTTCCAAAACTTTTTTAGTTGGAAAAGTAAAACCGGAAATTAAAAAGTTAGTAACCGATACAGAAAAAGCAATGTGGATTGGGATTGAGCAGGTAAAGCCTGGTAACCGCGTCAATGATATTTCAAACGCAATTGATGATTTTTTGACTGAAAAAGGATACGGAATTGTAAGAGATTTAATGGGTCATGGAATTGGTAAAAAATTTCACGAAGATCCACAGATTCCCCATTTTCGTCAAACTCGATTACTTACTAAGTTAGAACCAGGAATGACTTTTACAATTGAGCCTATGGTTAATTTAGGCGCATACAATGTATTAGTCTCAAAATCTGATAAGTGGACTGTAAGAACAAAAGACGGGAAATGGTCTGCTCAATTTGAACATACAATTTTAGTAACAGACAGCGGTTACGAGATATTAACTCTTCCGAGTTAG
- the tmk gene encoding dTMP kinase — protein MNKAKFIVFEGIDGSGKTTLSNMVLNSLVERNFPIVKFNEPTHFETGLEIRRFLRNEISLSREKQIELFLLDRKDSLEKNVYPNLNAGNSVILDRYFYSMAAYQSDNEITAEEILQMNLDRNYPEPDLIIYLEIQPEVSLTRMRRRNTNEHFENLDSLIRVQKTYEKIIPNTALRLDATLPQSRLKDLCISHIIR, from the coding sequence ATGAATAAGGCAAAGTTTATAGTTTTTGAGGGTATTGATGGTAGTGGAAAAACTACTCTATCTAATATGGTTCTAAATTCTTTGGTTGAAAGAAATTTTCCAATTGTTAAGTTTAACGAGCCAACTCATTTCGAAACTGGACTTGAAATTCGTAGATTTTTAAGAAATGAAATTTCACTTTCAAGAGAAAAACAAATTGAACTTTTTCTATTAGATAGAAAAGACTCATTAGAAAAAAACGTATATCCGAATTTAAATGCGGGTAATAGTGTTATACTGGACAGATATTTTTATTCTATGGCTGCGTACCAATCAGATAATGAAATTACGGCAGAAGAAATTTTACAGATGAATTTGGATAGAAATTATCCAGAACCTGATTTAATTATTTATTTAGAAATTCAGCCTGAAGTATCACTTACTCGCATGCGAAGAAGAAATACAAATGAACATTTTGAAAACCTAGATTCATTGATAAGAGTCCAAAAAACATACGAAAAAATTATTCCTAACACAGCATTGAGGTTAGACGCTACACTTCCTCAATCTAGATTGAAAGATTTATGTATTAGTCATATTATTCGATAA
- a CDS encoding SpoIIE family protein phosphatase gives MKTISYLIIFLLSFPILSNPLKISLTQNCITETCNPRIWYLIDSFDSSFFSITIPPENWKSTDKFPIWLNTFFKKEGDIVTYTMISFFDLQENLSINRQTGIRLGEIGEVFEIYINGNLVTTEGKVENGKIVKHRTVRGQVYEFDKSFLKERNNQLLIKIIGDPKFDHTGFYLTNGYDIGLYEDLQHEEQDRITLILIGIYIIIGFYHLFLFFKRKKEKHNMYYALFSICLGIYIYTRTSAVFELQWDTTLIQRIELCVLYPMIFFVLALQEQIFFHRIRKITTYYGYFLFLWSAISVFVPMYIAEHLLRIWQLSFITLGLGIAGNIIYTSVKNKIPNAKRLMFGLIFLTSAAIFDILDSLIFNTGIALSKYAFFIYVFGFATVLANNFIQIHNEIEHLNETLEKKVEDRTKELSNSLEKVNELKNQQDGDYYLTSLLIDPLGVNHADKETINVEFLLRQKKKFNFKGNSSELGGDLCRTETIQLKNKSFTVFFNADAMGKSMQGAGGAIVVGAVFDSIIERTKLSKSVQNSYPERWLKNSFVELHKVFESFDCTMLVSIVIGLVDTNSGLLYYINAEHPYPVLYRDGKASFIGEDFLYRKLGMPVNENANICVDTFQLKQGDIFISGSDGRDDVIIIDANGESTLNTNERIFLKTVEISEGDLHKILKILTQNADLTDDLSLLKINLFRNPFPFPPEDLDSIIIENPTLEFIERKTLEQEVEDYEKSKKVNIRKLKYLTYNLLKIGDYQNAFRFGKEYLEWMPADIQTIFLLSENLKQMKVFDEAIELGERLRLRRKSSINNLINLAECYIGLGQKERAKLLLNDVLSSDKNNILATELLDQIIE, from the coding sequence ATGAAAACTATTTCCTACTTAATTATATTCCTGTTATCATTTCCAATTCTAAGTAATCCACTTAAAATTAGCTTAACACAAAACTGTATCACCGAAACTTGTAATCCGAGAATTTGGTATTTAATTGATTCGTTTGATTCTTCCTTTTTTTCGATTACCATTCCTCCCGAAAATTGGAAATCAACGGACAAATTTCCTATTTGGCTAAATACTTTTTTCAAAAAAGAAGGAGACATTGTTACTTATACAATGATTAGTTTTTTTGACTTACAGGAAAATCTATCTATCAATAGGCAAACGGGTATTAGACTCGGAGAAATAGGCGAAGTTTTTGAAATATATATAAACGGCAATTTAGTAACGACAGAAGGAAAAGTAGAAAACGGAAAAATAGTAAAACATAGGACCGTTCGTGGACAAGTTTACGAATTTGACAAAAGTTTTTTAAAAGAAAGAAACAATCAACTCCTCATTAAGATCATCGGTGACCCAAAATTTGATCATACTGGATTTTATCTTACGAATGGATATGATATCGGTTTGTATGAAGACCTACAACATGAAGAACAAGATAGAATTACCCTCATATTAATTGGAATATATATTATTATTGGGTTTTACCATTTGTTTTTATTCTTTAAACGAAAAAAAGAAAAACATAATATGTATTATGCACTTTTCAGTATTTGTCTTGGAATTTATATTTACACTAGAACATCAGCAGTTTTCGAATTACAGTGGGACACAACTTTAATTCAGAGAATAGAATTATGCGTGTTGTATCCAATGATTTTTTTTGTTCTCGCTCTGCAGGAACAAATTTTCTTCCATAGAATTAGAAAAATCACTACTTACTACGGATATTTTTTATTTTTATGGTCTGCAATTTCTGTGTTCGTACCAATGTACATTGCAGAACATTTACTTAGAATTTGGCAACTTAGTTTTATAACTTTGGGTTTAGGTATTGCGGGTAATATTATTTATACGTCCGTTAAAAACAAAATCCCTAATGCTAAACGACTTATGTTTGGATTAATATTTTTAACTTCCGCGGCGATTTTTGATATTTTAGATTCATTAATATTTAATACAGGAATTGCACTGAGCAAGTATGCTTTTTTTATCTACGTATTTGGATTTGCAACTGTACTTGCGAATAATTTCATTCAAATTCATAATGAAATTGAACATCTAAATGAAACTCTTGAAAAAAAGGTAGAAGATAGAACAAAAGAACTCAGTAATAGTTTAGAAAAGGTAAACGAATTAAAAAATCAACAAGATGGAGATTATTATTTAACATCTCTTCTAATTGATCCGTTAGGCGTTAATCACGCAGATAAAGAGACAATTAACGTAGAATTTTTACTTCGGCAAAAAAAGAAATTTAATTTTAAAGGAAATAGTTCAGAGTTAGGTGGAGACCTTTGCAGAACAGAAACAATTCAACTAAAAAATAAATCTTTTACGGTATTTTTTAATGCGGATGCAATGGGAAAGTCTATGCAAGGCGCCGGTGGAGCAATTGTAGTTGGAGCCGTATTTGATTCTATCATTGAAAGAACAAAACTTAGTAAATCTGTTCAAAACTCATATCCTGAACGTTGGCTGAAAAACTCATTTGTAGAATTACATAAAGTTTTTGAAAGTTTCGACTGTACGATGTTAGTTTCCATTGTAATTGGATTAGTAGATACTAATTCTGGTTTACTCTACTATATTAACGCAGAACATCCTTACCCAGTTTTATATAGAGACGGCAAAGCATCATTTATTGGTGAAGATTTTCTCTACAGAAAATTAGGAATGCCTGTTAATGAAAATGCAAATATTTGTGTAGATACATTTCAATTAAAACAAGGAGATATTTTTATCTCTGGTTCAGATGGACGTGATGATGTGATCATAATTGACGCTAATGGCGAATCAACATTAAACACAAACGAACGCATATTTCTAAAAACTGTAGAAATTTCAGAAGGAGACTTACATAAAATTTTAAAGATACTCACTCAGAATGCTGACCTTACTGATGATTTGTCTCTACTCAAAATAAATCTTTTTAGAAATCCATTCCCGTTTCCTCCTGAAGACTTAGATTCTATTATAATAGAAAATCCTACCTTAGAATTTATTGAACGTAAAACATTGGAGCAAGAAGTTGAAGATTATGAAAAATCAAAAAAAGTTAATATTAGAAAATTAAAATATTTAACCTATAATTTACTAAAAATAGGCGACTACCAAAATGCATTTAGATTTGGGAAAGAGTATTTGGAATGGATGCCTGCAGATATTCAAACTATATTTTTACTTTCAGAGAACTTAAAACAAATGAAGGTTTTTGATGAAGCAATTGAATTAGGCGAAAGACTTCGACTTCGAAGAAAATCAAGTATAAATAATCTGATTAACTTAGCTGAATGTTACATTGGTCTTGGACAAAAAGAAAGAGCGAAACTACTATTGAATGATGTATTATCTTCAGATAAAAACAATATACTAGCAACTGAATTATTAGATCAAATTATCGAATAA
- a CDS encoding DUF664 domain-containing protein: MNLYELYPHWETRTNRILQSLETRTPYELEFKFRPNMRSLGNLYRHILAAEIYWMEDIVAGRGKMFSELSDTEFYNSKTIIDKWQKVRNRSQEIVKPYSLSDLKKSFLTPRKKSVELSYIIWHVVEHEIHHSGQISAMLRAQNLSSPIN; the protein is encoded by the coding sequence ATGAATTTATATGAACTCTACCCTCATTGGGAAACTAGAACAAATCGTATTTTACAATCTCTTGAAACAAGAACTCCTTATGAACTTGAATTTAAATTTCGCCCCAATATGCGTAGCCTAGGTAATCTTTACCGACACATATTGGCTGCGGAAATTTATTGGATGGAAGATATTGTAGCTGGCCGTGGAAAAATGTTTTCCGAACTAAGCGATACAGAGTTTTATAATTCAAAAACAATTATTGATAAGTGGCAAAAGGTTCGTAATCGTTCACAGGAAATTGTAAAACCATATTCTTTATCTGATCTTAAAAAATCCTTTCTAACGCCACGAAAAAAATCCGTTGAGTTAAGTTATATTATTTGGCATGTAGTTGAACATGAAATTCATCATTCTGGACAAATTTCCGCAATGTTGCGTGCTCAAAATTTATCATCCCCAATTAACTAA
- a CDS encoding aminoacyl-tRNA hydrolase: MKLIVGLGNPGDKYNNNRANIGFKILDVIANNINVEIKTKKKKSMIGRGDFEGDEVVLLKPQTFSDLSGESVLYIASFLKIKVQDIVVIHEDTDLSLGQIVVEKGGDERAHLGISSISTSLRSKNFIRIRIGIKNNAFKGKDKDKFLKEDFSPAENLRLIEIINDAEAAIRSISIGDIEEVVEKYRL; this comes from the coding sequence ATGAAGCTAATCGTAGGACTTGGAAACCCGGGAGATAAATACAATAATAACCGGGCTAATATTGGTTTTAAAATTCTAGATGTAATTGCAAACAACATCAATGTAGAAATTAAAACTAAAAAAAAGAAATCTATGATTGGACGGGGAGACTTTGAAGGGGACGAGGTTGTTCTACTCAAACCACAAACCTTCAGTGATCTCTCTGGTGAATCAGTTCTTTATATCGCATCCTTTCTAAAAATTAAAGTGCAGGATATAGTCGTTATCCACGAGGACACCGATTTAAGTCTTGGGCAGATTGTAGTGGAAAAAGGAGGCGATGAAAGAGCTCATTTAGGCATTTCATCTATTTCTACTTCCTTACGTTCTAAAAATTTCATACGAATTCGAATTGGAATTAAAAATAACGCATTTAAAGGGAAAGATAAAGACAAATTTTTAAAAGAAGATTTTTCCCCTGCGGAAAATTTACGACTCATTGAAATCATAAATGACGCCGAAGCCGCTATTCGATCTATAAGCATTGGCGATATAGAAGAAGTAGTAGAGAAATACCGATTATGA
- a CDS encoding 50S ribosomal protein L25/general stress protein Ctc: MSRLTVKATKRSTVGKNENNRLREKGMVPINVIFDGKSIPGSVDETEINKVINSGIRSATLLDMQMEGEGTSAVFVKEIQRFPATNRVRHIDFYKVTPGKKITAKVGVRTTGVAKGSKAGGQFEHLIHELKIKSIPEDLKDLIIVDVTELGVGDNIKVSQLDVPKSWEIITNGDPIVTSVNVTKAILAAERSEKIAVDPKSKAGKAAAKAPAAKAAPAAAAPAAKKK; the protein is encoded by the coding sequence ATGAGTAGATTAACAGTAAAAGCAACCAAAAGATCAACAGTAGGAAAAAACGAGAATAATAGACTTCGTGAAAAAGGTATGGTTCCCATCAATGTAATTTTTGACGGAAAATCTATTCCTGGAAGTGTAGATGAAACTGAAATTAATAAAGTAATTAATTCTGGAATTAGAAGTGCAACTTTATTAGATATGCAAATGGAAGGAGAAGGAACATCGGCAGTATTCGTAAAAGAAATTCAAAGATTTCCGGCTACTAACCGTGTAAGGCATATTGACTTTTATAAAGTTACACCTGGCAAAAAAATTACTGCAAAAGTAGGTGTTAGAACTACTGGAGTAGCAAAAGGCTCTAAAGCAGGTGGTCAATTTGAGCATTTAATTCATGAATTAAAAATCAAATCCATTCCTGAGGATCTAAAAGATTTAATCATCGTAGACGTAACTGAATTAGGAGTTGGTGATAACATCAAAGTAAGTCAATTAGATGTTCCTAAAAGTTGGGAAATCATTACAAATGGTGATCCAATTGTTACTTCTGTAAATGTAACCAAAGCAATATTAGCCGCAGAAAGAAGTGAGAAAATTGCAGTTGATCCAAAATCAAAAGCTGGGAAAGCAGCTGCTAAGGCTCCTGCTGCTAAAGCTGCTCCTGCCGCTGCCGCTCCTGCAGCAAAGAAAAAATAG